In the Desulfonatronovibrio magnus genome, AGTCGAATCTGCTTCACGCCGTCAGATGTAAGTACATCTACTTTCCCCCCCAAAACATCTTCAAGGTACTCGCAAAGCTCCATAAACTTGAATCCAAGTGGAGAACTCAGCTCAACAACAACATCAATATCGCTTGAATCATCAGCAAGACCTTTGGCATGGGAGCCGAACAGTCCGATTTTATTAATATTAAACCTGGTCCTTAAGTAAGGTTTTTGTTCCCTGAGTACAGTCAGCAGGCGTTCTCTTTCCATTATAAACCTCCCTGGAGCAAAGGAAAATGCCCTTTAGGCGCTTAGCGGAAATTTCAAACCAACATGTTTGTCGTTAAAAAATCTTTGCTTTCTTGTCTGTGGGGACAGGCTGACAAGCATCAAGTCTGCATATCTGTATTTGGGGGGAAATTCAACGAAAAGATTACTGGCTCAAGTGTTGGTTAAAAGGACAGCGCTTGCTGAGATCTAACTATGACTCCCTGGATATCCTCAAAGCCAATCTCCAACACCACCCCTTAAATATTGCCCATCCCTGATCTCTATCTTCCCCTGGGCCAGGAGCTTGCGGACTGACGGCCTCATTTTCTTGTTGGGAGCGTCTAACTGGAGACGGAGAAGCTGGTCGTAGGTCCTGAGTACTGCTTTGGCCTTCTTCTGCTGGTGTAATTGCAGTGACCACATGTTACTGACTTTGATCTGGCCCTCGGGGGTCAGAGAAAGGTCCAGATAAAGTGAGTAAAGGAATTGGAGCGGGTCAAAGGGGGTGTGCATATTATATCGGTCATAAATCTTGTTGATTGGTGGATTAATTTCTACTGCTTGCGATCATTGCACCTAAAAAACCGATACCAAAAAGACCGACATATGCCATTATTGCCACACAATAATTAGTGTCAAAACCCAAGTTGCTACCTACTCTGAAAAACCAGTATACTTGAGATAAGAAAGGGAATATCAGTGTAATAACTGCTGCCAACAATCCAGATACAAAGAAAGCGATTACTATCGTCCATACATGGATGATCAGCCCCAAAACAGTTGCAGCTATTCCAGCCAAAGCCATAATACCGCCACCAAAGTATTCTCTTGCGCTCATTATCACATCCTGCTGATAAGCAATATATTTTCCTATTCACAAAAATTATGTTTTTTTGGTTGGTAGTGTTGTAAGCAGAACTCTATAGGCGACATGTTGGTTGCTGGGGAAGTTGCTTAAAACGGAGCGTCACCAAAGTCGATGTCCATCTTTGATTTAGGGGAAACATGGCCAGAGGATTGTTTGGCTCCTCATGAACAGGATAAAAACCAGAACAGCCGGGATAAGGCCGACTATAAAAGCAGGCAGGACAGTGATAAGCGACTCCAGGGCAGGATCGCCAAAAGTAAAATGATGAATGAGAGTTGCGAGCAGATAAAGGGGTAACCAGATTAGCTTGACGGGGTTCACTTTCCTTCCTGTATTGCGGCTGGATGGTTGGGCTGACAACTTACATGGGATTGGTTTTGTGACGTAAATCTATCTTTCCTATTCAGGTTTTCAAAAATTCATAATTCAGTCAACAAAATTTTATATTTTATACTATCAAGGTTCCTGGAGGCCCGGAACGGCCGAACCTCCAGGTTGCTTAAGTCTTTACGCAGCCTTCTTCAGGCCATCAAGGTAGGTAGTGAACTTCTGGAACAACTGCTTATCATCTTTGCACCTCTGCAGATTGTAGTGCTGTTCATCAAGCTGCTCTTGGGTTAAGTCCCTGACACCGTGTCCGTACTTGCCAGCGAGATACACTTCATACTCAGGGATCTTGCAGCCCAGGCCCTTGGATTATTTGGGTAATTCGGTAATTTGGCCCTTTGGCCTTTGGGCGGGATGGGGTTGTCGCTGAGGCAATCCACTCCGCTAAGGCTGGTGGCCCGCCCTTGCTTAATTATTCAAGTGGTCGGTGTCTCACTTTCATTGGCACAGAGGGCAGGGTGAAAAGCCTCAAATCTCAAGTACAACCTTCAAAGCCTGCCCCTGACTTGCTACAGCAAAGGCTTCATTAGCCTGATGAAGAGGATAGCATTGAGTAATAAGACGTTCAAGGGGCATATCTGGAAAACTTTGCATCATGGCCAGGGCATCACTGAAGCGGCCACAGCGCGAACCTACAACTGTAAGCTCATTAATAACCAGAGGGGCAAGATTAATTTCTCCCTGCAGGGCAACTGTAGATTTAAGCACTATAATCCCTCTCGGCCTGCAAAGCTCCATAGCCTGAGCTATGCCGTTGCCAGAACCTGTAGCCTCCACCACAATGTCAGCTCCAGGGGCAATGCCTTCACCTCTCAATGAAGTTTTGATTCCCCGCCAGCGGGCAATATCTAACTTCTCAGGATGATGTCCCATCACAGTCACATCCCGGGCGATTGTAGCCAAAGCCCATGCGCACAGTATGCCAAGCCGGCCGTCGCCAAGGACGATAATTCTTTCATTTCCATATAACTTAATCTGTTCCAGAATTTCGCAGGCCGCTGCCAGAGGCTCTGTCAGGATTGCCTGGTTGTCTGATATTTCAGGTGCAACAGCATGCAGATTCTCTATAGGCAGAGTGCAGTACTCAGCCATACAGCCATCATGATTGACAATGCCCAGAGTAGTACGCTGGGGGCAATGACGCCCCAACCCTCTATCGCACCAGTCACAATTGCCGCAGGCTGCGTTAATCTCCCCTACAACCCGTTTGCCTGCAATACTTATATCATCACAGCTTTCCGCAACACCCAGGAATTCATGACCCAGGACACCCTTAAATCCCATGTATCCCTTGATGATTTCCAAGTCAGTCTTGCATATTCCAGCCCTTTGTACTCTGATAAGAGCCCAGCCAGGTTTTAGTGCCGGAATTGAATGGTTTTTCACCAAACTAAGTTTATTATCAAATATTACAGCTTTCATAACTTTAAATTACCATAGCCTGCATTGTTTTGCAATCCATTCTTAGTCTAAGGAGTGAGTCAGGTTGAATAAATTGCTATGATTTTCCAAAGCAGGGTAATGTCCACTTTAGAGCATAGAGTGAGTCAGGGCAGGTTGAATAAATTGCCCCTTACTCTTCTTTCATTATTTTGATTATTCTCTCATCGAGGCATGATCGTAAAAAGCTGTTTATGGGTTTCTGTTGGCCTGTCTGAGAAAATTCCAGCATGAGACTATTAAACTCCAACTGACGTTTTGCAGGAAGATTGATAACTGGATACCCTTTGCTTAACAAAAGTCCATTCATCATAAACCTTCCCATGCGCTTGTTGACATCATAAAAGAACTGAATTCTTGCCATGGTGAGGAAAACATGTATAGCCTGCCCATAAATATCAGCAATTAAATTTACTTCGTCGTCGAGAAAGGCAAGTATTTCAGTAAAATCTATGGCCGCATTGGATTCTTCTGGGGGATCGGTCTAAGTGTATGATTGTTCAGGATGTGCTAAGCTGGGTTAATCTTCTGGTTTATGTGGATGTCAATCCGATCCGGGCCGGGCCGGAAGTTACTTAGAAGCTCCTCACCCGGCGACCCGGGACCGAACCTGCGAGTAACTTACACCCCTCGTTCCCAGGCTCCAGCCTGGGGACGTCTTACTCTTGCGGCTCCAGCCGCTTCTTCAAAATGTGGCTGGAGCCACAAAAAAATAGGTGTTCCCAGGCTGGAGCCTGGGAACAAGAGCAAATATACTGAATTTTGTAAGCATTTGATTTTATTGGCAATACGATTCCAGTTACTTAGAAGACTTATTCAATAATAATTACAACTCAATCACGATAAAAGCAAACCCGAACAGGTTCACTTCAGCCTTAATCGAAAGAAACACCTTGCTATTACATTCAATTCTAAATAATATCCATCTAAAGATAAAAAGTTCTCCACTGTTTCACAACTGAATACTCTGAACTACGCCATAACCCAACTGGCAACTGACTGCTGCCAACCATAGTGGCGCAAACCTCCTCGCCTTTGCGCCCCGAACGCGCTTCCAACAGCTTTCATGTGCCTCACGAATCACCAAGAATCCTGGCAGTGCCAACAGAATGGGCGCAAACTTTAGAGCCGAAGATGGTTGGCGCTTTCATTTAATATGTTGGATTCGTGCAGTTTTATTCATGGCATGGATCGTGCTTCTTTTAAGATATGCAAGGCCACTTCGATCCAATCTCAACAGGAGAAAAAACTATGAAAATGCTTTACGCGGTTGCCGCCATGGCGATCATGCTCTGCATGACAATGTTGATTATGCCGGGTGCTTTGGGGCTTTGGCCATTCGAATTATTGGATTGATCAACACTTTTACACTGACCTCGCCACAAGGAGACTGAAAATGAAAAACTAATCCTGACCACCTTTCTGGCACTGGCCTTGCTGTTCATGGCAACCCCCAACCTTCATGCCGTAACCGGCACTTACATTGATTGCATCCACGGCTGCCCAGACCTGATCGTCTGCACCAACTGCTGCAACGAGACTTTCAGCAGCATCTTGTCGGCCTGCGATGTTAGACGGGACCAGTGCGAAGATCTGTGCCCTCCGGGACATTATGACTGTCTTGACGCATGCATAATGGTCAGGAACGATTGTCTCAAGCAGGACAGGCGGTTTTTCGACTGCCCGCACTGGAAGGCTGGCGGGCCGCAGCAGGGGATGACAAAGACATCAGAGTGCAGGTCTTGTCATGAGGATGACCGGTAGAGTCTTTTCCAGCTACATTCACCCCGGAGTCATCGGTCAGGTAACTTCTGAAAACTCGCAATGCGGATACTACCCGGATTCAGGACGGAACTGCTGGAAGATGAGTGGAAGCTCTCTTCCACAATGCATCAATTAAAGCTGATGGAGGAGAACCTGACATCATCTCCACAGAAGCTGTCTGGATTGAAGACGGAGTAATGCCGGGGCAAAAAACAGGCTCTAGTTAATGAACTCCATGCGTAGATCGCTTTCCAGCAGATCGTCCTTTACGAGTATATAACAGTGGTTCCGCCCGGATTGACATAAATGAAAGACTACGTTGAATTATTTTGGGAATTAAAATATCCTTGCGCAAATATAGCCGAGATACAGGGCCCCAAAGCCGAGAATATTCTGCCCCATCAAGTTCAAGCCGAGTTTGATCCATTGCACATCCTGGATCAAAGCAGAACTTTCAAAAATGTAGGTTGAAAAAGTTGTAAAAGCTCCCATGAAACCGACTAAAATGATTATCCGGGCCTGGCCCGATACGAGCCCGCGTTCGAAAGCCAGCACCCAGAACAATCCAAAAAGAAAACAACCGGTTATATTGACAGTCATTGTACCCCAAGGAAAATCAGGTCCCAGAATTTTGTGAGCCAAGCCTGAAAGCCAGTAACGCAAGACCGTGCCGCAAGCTCCAGCAAGTGCAAGCAATAATATTTTTTCCATGATAATTTAAACAGACAGTCACGCCCAAAACGAAGTTGAAAGGATATAAAACACCTTGCTGACAGCACAGCAAACGTCATCAGCACAAACGAGGGCACAAAACCTATTCCGGCCCCATAATTTTCATTTACTCGGGTTGATAAACGTCGTCAACAAGGGGCAGGTCATCTGAACAGACACTTTTGTCCCCTGATAGTCTGACGTTTTTTACGGTTTGAGGTCGGCAAAACTGCCCGCCCTTAATGGACGCGGCATTAATTTACACAAATTATCGCTGTAGTGCTAATATTTAACAAATAATTCAGGAGGATCGTCATGAAAAATCCGAACTGGAAGATATCACGAGTCGTGGCTGTAGCGGCAATGGCTTGTCTGATGTCTATTGGCCAGGTCTATGCATGTAACCAGAATGATCTGGACAGGTTGCTGGAGAACAATAGCTGCAGGTTCTGCAATCTCAGATCATGCAACATAGATGACGCCAATCTATTCGGTGCAAACCTGCACGGAGCCACTCTGACTAATGCCAGCCTGACCGGGGCAGAGCTGACTAATGCTGTCATGACCGGAGCCAATCTGTCTCAGGCTGACCTTTCCAATGCCAGACTGCGAGGGGCCGATCTGTCAGGTGCCAATTTGTCAAGCTCCAATCTGTCAGGAGCTGATTTGTCCGGGGCTAAACTGGGCAGGGCCACATGGGTTGACGGCAGGAAATGTGCAAACTGGTCCATTGGTAAATGCGAGAAAGTTAGGTAGTTTTCATCCGGAAACGGTTCTTTTTCCTTTTAGCGGCGTCAAGCTGCACAATTATTCGTCCACGTACTAAGATACGCCTCCTCATAATTGCTTGATTTCCTTGCTAAAAAAAACTCCTCGTTTCCGGAAAGAAAACCAATAGCTTCAACATCCGGAAAGAAAGACTTTCCGGATGGAAACTAGGTAGTCAGGGGCAATATGTCTGCATAATAATGCTGCTGACTGAGGAATCTCTGCTTTTCTGCCTCTCAGGCAAATATTAGCCGGGCCCCGTCGTTGATTGCTCTGGCCTGAAATCTTACGAAGGTTATGGGTCAGGCCCTGACAATGCGGTTATGGGCCCGGCAATGACATAGAGGTAATCAGTTTACAATTTCATCATGCTTTTATCCAGTGAAACCATAAGATCTGCAAACAGATACAATTATCTAAACAGACAGTCTTCATTTAAGCATTCACCCTGGTTGCCCCTGGGGTTTTCATTGCCTCTATGATTGCCTCTGCCTTGAGAGTCCACAGGATTACCATCCTGATCCACCCGCCCTCTTTCCATAGGTGAACTTACTATTTCATCAAATTGCTCTTGAGTTAAGAATTCCGGAGTATAATCACCACCCACTACAATGAGGCTGGCATAAAATGAGCGTAAATGGTTTCTGGAACCCTTGAGCAGATTTTGCAAAACTGTCCTGAACTCCACATTTTCTATAAAGAGAAGTGACTCCTGAATATCAAAAATATCCAGCTCTTCCACCAGAACCCCTGCAGACAAGGCTTCTTCAAGAGATGACACCCCCATATCAACCAGATCATCGTAATAATTCTGGAACACTTCGCTGTTGAATACACCCGGATCGTTATAGACAACTGAGATATCCTGATTGTATCTCTGACCCAGATTGACCAGAGCCCTTATATGCTGCTCTTCACTGGCGGCAATATTAGCAAATATCCTTATACTCCAGACTTCGCTAAGAGCTGAATAGACATCCCGGGCAAGCTTTTCCTCTTCAAGAATATGCTCAAAAGCCAGGCTTTCTTCTGCTGTGAACTCTGTGACCGGATTGTTGGAATCCGTGTTCTGGCCTCCACGCATATTCTGCCCATTATTTCCCTGACCTCCCTGCCATGCGTAAGCACTGGCACCTGACAGTAAGAGCATGACTGAAAATAAGACCAAGATTGTGAAAAGACGATTTTTCATGGTTGTACTCCTTGCTAAATAGGTTTAAATTAATTTTTTTTTGCATCAGTCATAATACTGATGAAAATGTGATTAAAAGTGTTTACGTTTGTTCCTATGAAAAAGTCACACCAAAATTGTAAGAAATTAGCAGCTCCAAACTTAACAGCCTGTGGAAGCATCTTACTTCAGGCTTTTTTTGCAGTATTGGCAGTCGGTTGTATATCCGTTAAACATAGAACCGTGGACCACCCTGTTGAGCAAACGAGTTATACAGTACTCTTTGTCTACGAAGGTCAGGCCGACAGTATTTGTGTGACTGGAGACTTCAATGGGTGGAGCAGTCATGATTGCTGTATGGATTCTCACAATGAACGCTGGGAAGCTGAATGCCAATTGAATTCCGGTAAACATATTTACGCTTTTTTCATCAACGGGGAAAAATTTATCCCAGACCCACAGGCTCTGATTATGGAAGATGATGGTTTTGGGGGCTACAATTCTGCAGTGATTATTCCCTGATACTTCATTAAACAGGCTTTACCCTCAACCGGGGGCATTACGCGTTTCTGACAACCAGATAGGGGACAGTCCCGAAGCCAGGGACAGTCCCCCTCCGGGCTGTAAGCCTCCGGGCAGGAAGCCGTGCCAAGCCATGATAAACCGCTTTTAACCCCAAAAAAGCTGTGACAAACACATCATTTTTTTCAGTTGTCAGAAACGCGTAATGCCCCCCACAACCCAGCTGAAAAGCATGAAACTGAACAATGATGGCTTATTCATGGACACTATGGTGACTAAACCGGCATATCCTTCGTATATATCTTCATGAAAGGCCGGACAAATATTACAGGTCAGGAAGAACGGGCAATCATTGCCAGAATTCTTAACGGACATTATAATGACTACGAGATCCTGGTGCGACGTTACCAGGGAGCCATATTTAACCTGATGCTCAGAATGACTGGCTCCAGAGATACAGCAGCTGACCTGACCCAGGAGACATTCGTTCGGGGCTTTGAAAACCTGAACAAATTCAGGAAGGATAAACCTTTCTTGCCATGGCTTTATACTATCGGATTAAACATAGCCCGGGATCACTGTCGAAAAAACAGCCGGGAAAATGCCAGTACATTCAGCATGGACATGATCAGTCAGGTATATTTATCAACTCCGGGAAGTGACGTGCAGGCCAGGAAGAATCTTAGTGGAGATTTTATAAATCAGGCATTGGATCAACTGCCCCGAGAGTCCAGAGAAGCTTTGGTCATGCGCTTTCGTGAAGAGTTTACATATCAGGAAATTGCAGAAGTTCTAAGCATCACCTTGAGCAGTGCCAAAATGAAAGTCCACAGGGGATTAAAAAGGTTGAAGGAGATGCTTGGTGATGAGGAGAAATATTTATGAACATATATCAAGGCTTGAATGCCAGTGAAGTTTCAGCGGCCCGCCTTGTTGCCAGTCTTAAATACCAGAAACCTCCGGACACCCTTGTTTCTGAAGTGATGAACAGGATTGCACCTTCAACCAGGGTTAGAAAGTTTTCATTGCTCGGCTGGCTATTCGCTCCAAAGCCCATACGTATAGCCCCCATCTGGCCAATATCCGGCATGGTTGCAGCAATGATGATTGTCGCCGCAATGGCTTTCTCAGTTAGCGGTACTGCAAACCTTGAGCATACCCTGCTGCACTCAGGCACAGCAATGTATTCCGAGGATACATTTCATGTCTTTTTTTCTTTTGAAAATCCTGATGTAGAAAGTGTATCCATATTGGGATCATTTAATGACTGGAATCCTGCAGGGCATGTAATGACTCAGTCAGAAGACGGAACCTGGACAATCACCATTCCCTTGCCTCAGGGCAGCCATGAGTACGCCTTTCTCATCAACAATGATCAAATCATACCAGACCCGGATGCATTGCTGTTTAAAGATGATGGGTTTGGGAGTGTCAATTCCATGATTGTGATAGAAGACCCAGGCTATGAACAACAGACATAAATCATTTATTTTTTACTTTTTTGTCCTGATGCTTGCCATGTCAACCCTCATTAGCTTTAATCAAGCTGCTGCAGACAGGTTAGACCTTCCTCAGCCTTACCAGGACAGAATCATGGCCATGGCATACAGTCATGAACTTGATCGCAAAGAGGCTGACGCATACTTGGATTTAATTACCCGGGCTTATGTTGTGGATATTCCTATACGCCCATTACTTTTGAAAATTCAGGAAGGGCTTAGCAAAAATGTACCTCACACAAATATCTTGGAAACTGTTGAACAGATTCGCTGCAGATTTGAACGTTTTGCTGCTATGCTGGAAGAAATTCCTCATCAACAAACTATTGATAATAAATCTCTCTTAAATCGCATGAACAGTCTTGCAGCAATGGGTGTTGCAGAATATGAAATTAGTGACAGACTCAAAAATCACCCTGACTATATTGAGGTCATCAATGCTTTGGAAGTCAGAGAAGCCCTTGTGAATTCCGGGATGTCCAGAAATGATGCCAGTGTACTGACTGATGCCGGGTTGGAAGACGGATACTTTACTTCACCAAGATGGGGCATGACCAGGATAACCAGAGCTGCTCTGGAAAAAGGGGTGCCTGAAAGCGAAGTCAAACAATCCATGCTCGGCCTGGTCAGGGGGGAAATAAAAGAACAAGAGGCTGCGTCTATGCTTGGGATCGATGAGGGCAGAGTTGCAGGACATGGAAGGAGCGGTTCCATTACAGGGAGATCCCGAACACATGCAGGACATGAAGGTTCAGGCCAAAGACCAGGTCATCAGTCTGGCTCAAAAGGACATGGTCAAATATCACAAGATGGACATGGTCCTGGTTCCAGGGGCAGTAATGGCTCTCCAGGCAGTGGTGGCCCTGGAGGAAATGCAGGATCTGGAAACGGAGGCGGCAGTGGTGGTGGATCTGGAGGGGGTGCCGGTGGTGGATCAGGCGGCGGATCAGGCGGTGGATCTGGCGGTGGAAGATAAGGATGCACAATTATGGATTTGAAACCACAA is a window encoding:
- a CDS encoding nucleotidyltransferase family protein, which codes for MERERLLTVLREQKPYLRTRFNINKIGLFGSHAKGLADDSSDIDVVVELSSPLGFKFMELCEYLEDVLGGKVDVLTSDGVKQIRLPEIADSIEKETTYV
- a CDS encoding MDR/zinc-dependent alcohol dehydrogenase-like family protein, producing MKAVIFDNKLSLVKNHSIPALKPGWALIRVQRAGICKTDLEIIKGYMGFKGVLGHEFLGVAESCDDISIAGKRVVGEINAACGNCDWCDRGLGRHCPQRTTLGIVNHDGCMAEYCTLPIENLHAVAPEISDNQAILTEPLAAACEILEQIKLYGNERIIVLGDGRLGILCAWALATIARDVTVMGHHPEKLDIARWRGIKTSLRGEGIAPGADIVVEATGSGNGIAQAMELCRPRGIIVLKSTVALQGEINLAPLVINELTVVGSRCGRFSDALAMMQSFPDMPLERLITQCYPLHQANEAFAVASQGQALKVVLEI
- the crcB gene encoding fluoride efflux transporter CrcB; its protein translation is MEKILLLALAGACGTVLRYWLSGLAHKILGPDFPWGTMTVNITGCFLFGLFWVLAFERGLVSGQARIIILVGFMGAFTTFSTYIFESSALIQDVQWIKLGLNLMGQNILGFGALYLGYICARIF
- a CDS encoding pentapeptide repeat-containing protein; amino-acid sequence: MKNPNWKISRVVAVAAMACLMSIGQVYACNQNDLDRLLENNSCRFCNLRSCNIDDANLFGANLHGATLTNASLTGAELTNAVMTGANLSQADLSNARLRGADLSGANLSSSNLSGADLSGAKLGRATWVDGRKCANWSIGKCEKVR
- a CDS encoding DUF2202 domain-containing protein; translated protein: MKNRLFTILVLFSVMLLLSGASAYAWQGGQGNNGQNMRGGQNTDSNNPVTEFTAEESLAFEHILEEEKLARDVYSALSEVWSIRIFANIAASEEQHIRALVNLGQRYNQDISVVYNDPGVFNSEVFQNYYDDLVDMGVSSLEEALSAGVLVEELDIFDIQESLLFIENVEFRTVLQNLLKGSRNHLRSFYASLIVVGGDYTPEFLTQEQFDEIVSSPMERGRVDQDGNPVDSQGRGNHRGNENPRGNQGECLNEDCLFR
- a CDS encoding glycogen-binding domain-containing protein — translated: MKKSHQNCKKLAAPNLTACGSILLQAFFAVLAVGCISVKHRTVDHPVEQTSYTVLFVYEGQADSICVTGDFNGWSSHDCCMDSHNERWEAECQLNSGKHIYAFFINGEKFIPDPQALIMEDDGFGGYNSAVIIP
- a CDS encoding RNA polymerase sigma factor codes for the protein MKGRTNITGQEERAIIARILNGHYNDYEILVRRYQGAIFNLMLRMTGSRDTAADLTQETFVRGFENLNKFRKDKPFLPWLYTIGLNIARDHCRKNSRENASTFSMDMISQVYLSTPGSDVQARKNLSGDFINQALDQLPRESREALVMRFREEFTYQEIAEVLSITLSSAKMKVHRGLKRLKEMLGDEEKYL
- a CDS encoding isoamylase early set domain-containing protein, coding for MNIYQGLNASEVSAARLVASLKYQKPPDTLVSEVMNRIAPSTRVRKFSLLGWLFAPKPIRIAPIWPISGMVAAMMIVAAMAFSVSGTANLEHTLLHSGTAMYSEDTFHVFFSFENPDVESVSILGSFNDWNPAGHVMTQSEDGTWTITIPLPQGSHEYAFLINNDQIIPDPDALLFKDDGFGSVNSMIVIEDPGYEQQT